A window of Eucalyptus grandis isolate ANBG69807.140 chromosome 4, ASM1654582v1, whole genome shotgun sequence genomic DNA:
agtatttttgtaaaaatttcaagaactcgTCCTCATATCCTCGGATTTCCTCGTTCTTGCAAAACAGTCAAATAAAGGAGCATGTGGAGGCCTAGGCCTCAGCGACCATCATAGGGCTAGTTTGATGTGCCtccacatgtccttaataaaatatgtgtctattttattgaatgaagaaagataagGCCATATTTTAACACACACCACCCTCGACCAACGGCTCAAGATTGGGGTTGACCAAAGTTTACGTTAAACATGACATGAacataaaacaaagaaagaaaaactacgaGATCCCGCGTAGGGGAGAAGACATAAAATGAAAGACTAGGCTAAACGAGAGCCGCCCTACTCTTGAGGGACAGCCATAACTTCAGAGGACTCGGCTTCCTCACACGCCACGATGGTGCATATGACGTCCTCCTCGAATAGCTCGGTCACACCATAGATatcctcctcttcctcaaaCAACATCCTTGGGGGTCCTAGAAACATTTCCTCCAGCAACGAGGAAAGCGGGCTTTGATAGCCCTCGTCCTCTCCAGTCTGGGTAACGCGTTCACTTTGGTCTCTATACCCGCCTCGGCCTCCTCAGGCACCTTGGCCTCTATGCCTTCCACGGCCTCCTCGGTTGTTATGGCCTCCCCGCTTCTCGACATATCCCAAGCCTCTTCTTTTGATGTTTTTACAAGCTTCAATGGGTTTTCGCACACCCTGGCCACGCGAACCAAGACCCTCCCCAGGATTATATCCGCTTGCCAGCATGATCTTTCCTGCAACTATAACTGGCCTAGACAATTTAGGAGCCCTTGTGAAAGAGCCTGCAGGCACATGAATCATGGACACCAGCTCTAATGTTTGAAAGCTGGATTTCTCGGTACATTCAGGCTCCACATAAGGGATGGCCGTCTCGTGGTAGATCTTGAAGTCAGACTCTCCATGGACCATGACAAGCCTATTGTCCACCACAAATCGTACTTTTTGATGAAGGTTTGAGGCAACAGCACCTGCCGTGTGGATCCATGGCCTCCCTagtagaaaattaaaagcactTGGTATATCTAACACTTGGAACGAGACTTGGAAAAGTACAGGACCAATCAACAGCTCAAGTTTAATTTCCCCTATCACCTCCTTCTTCATCCTATCAAAAGCCCGTACAGTTGACTTGCCAGTATGAATTCTTCCAAGATCAATGCCGAGACGGTGGAGCGTAGCCAATGGGCATATATTGAGCGCCGAACCATTATCGATCAACACTCTGCAAATAAGAGTGCTCTCATGCTTCACCGAAATGTGTAGCGCTTTGGTATGATTAGGGCCCTCAGGGGGGAGATCTTCATCAGTAAATGAGATTTGGTCTTTCAGTAGAACGGCCCCAACGAACTCTTCTAATTGGACTTTATCAATTGATTCTAGCACGTGCACCTCATTAAGGACTTTAAGCAAAATATCCATATGTTTCTCagaagatttgaataattataAGAGGGAGATTTGGGCTGATAGCTTCCGTAGTTGATCCACCACATTAAACTCACTGGACTTTACTACGGCCAAGAGttgctttgcctcctcctcgatCACGGCCTTCTTTTCTACTCCTTTATCAAGGGTATAACAATGTCCTGATTGTGTGACAACGTCTACCTCAATTGTGCCATAGTCCCAAGGTACAGCTTTGGGATCAAATTTAGGAGGATTATCCAACACTATCACTCCATCTTTCTCCCAGGGTGGCAATTCTATCGTGACTGGCGTTGCGTTCCCTCCCGTGACTTCAATTGCCGACATCTCCTCGACCATAAGGTCGATCACCATGGGTTCGGTGATTTCCATCTTAATATCATCAGTCGGCTCCTCATCAGGTAGTTCGATCACCATAGGGGTTATCATAGCTATCACCCCTTCCTCATACAAAGCTGGGGTCTTCGAAATTCCAGGCATAACCTTCTTTGCCCGAGATATACAAGCAAACTTGTAGAAGGAAGAGTAGAATGATGATGGCATTATCATGGACACGCccccctcctcttcttctccgcGTCGAATTACCCCTATGGCTATCATCTTACGGACGCAGTTCAACTTCTCTTTTAGGGTCACATCATCCTGATCTCTATAGTATCTTGCCAGCACTAAGGAATCATACAATCTGGAAGCATCCACCACTAGAGGCTGTTGACTCACCCGCGTCTCCTCGGAAATCGAGTTCACTCCCCTTGCATGATTTGGTAGAGGGTTCTGTTGCACGTTAGGTTGGGCCTTCTTAAAAGTCAAGATCTTCTTGTCTAGAAGCTGTTGAACTTTATATCTCAGCACATTGCAATCATCTACATCATGCCCCCTTTCTCCCATGTGGTATTTGCAGGTCTTGTTCATATCGAACCCGGCAAACCTCGGGGGATTGTCCCTTGGTACTTCTTTCGCAACCATCCTCTTTTCGAGGAGCATGGGCAACAGCTTTGATAGCGGGCGTGGCAGTggagaaaaatcatttcgaaaAGGTCTCTTGACATTATCATATGCTTGTGACGAGCTACCTTGGACCACTATGGGCTTATGCGCGGGTGTTGAGGACGATCGAGGGAAAGGTGGCTCCTGCACAAGCGCTACTTCAACTACGAcctccttatcttttcttgcCAGAAATTTCTTCGTGCCTCCAGTTGAAATTTTTCCCTCAACCATTGCCCATTCGACTCCCTCACCTACCTTAACTAGTTGCGAAAATGTCTGGCAACCCGAGAACACTAACCCTTGGAAGTATTCAAGGGGCAATGTCTTAAGGAACAGTTGTTTTatctccctctcattcaagTCTGGCTTCACTTGTGAGGCCATGGTCCTCCACCTTTGCGCAAAGGCCTTAAATGACttgttcctcttcttctcaataCTGGTCAATTCTTCCCTCGTGGGGGCGAGCTCGGTATTAAACCAGTATTGTTGCAAGAACTCATTGGTTAAATCTTCCCAACTAGTGAGTTCTTCAATATCCAGTGCAATGAACCATGTCAGGGCAATGCCTTCCAAGCTATCTTGAAATGTGTGGTTGAGAAATGGCACGTTGTTAGCGTAGCGAACCATTTTCCTCATGTAATATCTGAGGTGGGTCTTGGGACATCCCGTTCcgtcatattttcttgtgaacttAGGCTCCTGGTAGTTCTCAGGGAAATTCGTCTTGGTGTATGGAGACAGCCTATCAACTCCTTTCAGCTCGTAACCTTGCAAGGCACACAATCGctcctccatctttgccaaacGTTTTTCACTATCTTCGCTTAGGCGGGGTGTTGGGTTTTCCTTCGGAGGAGGATCCAAATTGACGATGATTGGTGTGACAGAAGGAGCCTCCCCGGCAGTTTCTTTTCCGAGGGGATCAGCAACGTGCGTGCCTTCCGTCAACGCCGGAGTGGATGTTCCTGTGACAGCTACAGTAGAGGGCTCCTTGAGCTtctggcttatttcaagcatcattgtGGTGAGTTGGGCCAGCTGGTCCTCCATCTTGGTCATGCGTACGTTGGTGTCCTTGTTCTCCATTCTGACTTTCGCGCGCGTGCGAATTGGGGATCTCCGCTTGGCCGTGTCAACGATCGGTAAAAGACAATTGATCGGCTAGTACCTGAACAAGGATAGATAAGCATGTATAAGCATGGAGTAATGATCAGGCGgttggtccatgacaaagatctaatcgccCCAATTTGCTCGTTTCATTGAAAGTAGGGTTGCTGCATAATGCAGGAAAAGACATGAGGGAAAACCCCAAAACAACGAAGCTAATCATGACTCTTATCTCTCGATAACGCAACTCGAGACACATTCTTTAACATTGTAACATAGGTGGGCATGGGCCCATTAGATATCgcacttgactcaatctaactaaCGAGGACAGCTCCCGCTTGTGACCGCCCCACTAACTCGGGTCAATTTCGAGGCACGCTCTTCCGCTTCTTCGAGCTTCCTTTTGAGGCGTTTGATCTCGGCTCGGTGGGTGGTCTTTAATGGCACGTCGGGAATCTTCGGACGTAGGCTCTCTGGGATTTTATGCCTAAGGATGTATTCCATCGAGGCATAATAAGTCTTCTCTTACCCTTCCAACTCCTCTTCGGGCCATATCAGCTTCCGGGgatggcacatatcccacatcaACTTGACTAATGAAATGGAGTCTTCGTGATCTTGGCATCCATCAGGGAAGTCTATCCTGAGCGGGTCTTCTTGAATCATCGGTGGAAGTTGTTGAACCTCTTGGAACTGACGGGCGACTCGGGTTGGGTAATACTCAGTGACTCCGGTAATTCCTAACAAAGGAATAGGTCCAGTAAGCCCACACACGAACTGCCCTTCTCGAACTCGAAGCCATTTGGCGTGTCATTGGAAATCTTCGGGTCCAGGGTTGGTCATGAAAGCTAACCactcaaaataatgataatcgGGGGCAAACGCCTTTCTATCTTTAAACTTTAGGATAGGGTGGCTAGAGTCAGAGATGTCGTTCACTGTCATTAAGCTACCAAACCCTTTAACGtgagagaaaaaccaaatttgcaagagttcaggaggagcatggaaaattttgtttttgttttctttgaaacgagtaagggaaagaaaagtttcagtcatGACGGCATTAACAAAACCCTTTCCCATACATGCCTCATGAACTACCCATGCCATGGAAGGGTTAATAGCGTTCCTACAATGTGGGAATAACACAAACCCGAAGAAGGCTAGCAGGAagatcctattcttttgaaaagattgggcattttgaaaaagctcatttaTGAATGAA
This region includes:
- the LOC120292589 gene encoding uncharacterized protein LOC120292589; translation: MENKDTNVRMTKMEDQLAQLTTMMLEISQKLKEPSTVAVTGTSTPALTEGTHVADPLGKETAGEAPSVTPIIVNLDPPPKENPTPRLSEDSEKRLAKMEERLCALQGYELKGVDRLSPYTKTNFPENYQEPKFTRKYDGTGCPKTHLRYYMRKMVRYANNVPFLNHTFQDSLEGIALTWFIALDIEELTSWEDLTNEFLQQYWFNTELAPTREELTSIEKKRNKSFKAFAQRWRTMASQVKPDLNEREIKQLFLKTLPLEYFQGLVFSGCQTFSQLVKVGEGVEWAMVEGKISTGGTKKFLARKDKEVVVEVALVQEPPFPRSSSTPAHKPIVVQGSSSQAYDNVKRPFRNDFSPLPRPLSKLLPMLLEKRMVAKEVPRDNPPRFAGFDMNKTCKYHMGERGHDVDDCNVLRYKVQQLLDKKILTFKKAQPNVQQNPLPNHARGVNSISEETRVSQQPLVVDASRLYDSLVLARYYRDQDDVTLKEKLNCVRKMIAIGVIRRGEEEEGGVSMIMPSSFYSSFYKFACISRAKKVMPGISKTPALYEEGVIAMITPMVIELPDEEPTDDIKMEITEPMVIDLMVEEMSAIEVTGGNATPVTIELPPWEKDGVIVLDNPPKFDPKAVPWDYGTIEVDVVTQSGHCYTLDKGVEKKAVIEEEAKQLLAVVKSSEFNVVDQLRKLSAQISLL